A genomic segment from Polyangium mundeleinium encodes:
- a CDS encoding BatD family protein codes for MRAGALAWVLAAQAAIVSVATIAHAEPQVTTRVSARKVEVGEPFSIQLSALVPPGEPMPSDPRLAPPAGATIQGGPAVGTSMVSINGNTRLGIDASWQLVSNAPGRVKIPAPSVLWSGKRFSGQTVEVEVVPSTGRSRRPQSPFLLPGGPGIFGQFGFGGGHDPFADDDDDDEPQPALDEKLELKTAPDPYVFVHARADKKEAVVGEQVTVSFYVYQRVNVEMAPAHDASMTDFIRMSMISTPGFEPPFRTRAGGKTYMARLIDRVALFPVRTGDLHVGPMTIKFSGQRVGRLVDRSSEDLVVRVTEPPRAGRPPGYVLGDVGRFSLSATVEPRRLTQGGSIAVSVQVKGNGNFPQTLAVPARTGVEWLDPEKRESIGPQGAIIAGYRSFGYVVRIQEAGQVDLGKINLPYWDPSSKQYEVASVELGKVDVAPSATPDPRSSASASPSAAPGADPAAPKGDADPFATLPAPRATLGAFVAPSAPLFDGASLYVVIAAPPLAYGMLAAAAAGARRLRSRRAAGASSPERLANVALDEADQAREQGDTKALSAAIERAIHHAIKAATALESRGILLDDLTTELEDAGVSEDLAARTRSLLDEASALRFDPGASASSLEELSKRGRAVVRDLLAVSGRSRG; via the coding sequence GTGAGGGCCGGGGCGCTCGCGTGGGTTCTGGCCGCGCAGGCCGCGATCGTTTCTGTCGCAACGATCGCGCATGCCGAGCCGCAGGTCACGACCCGCGTCAGCGCGCGCAAGGTCGAGGTCGGCGAGCCCTTCTCGATCCAGCTCTCCGCGCTCGTCCCGCCTGGCGAGCCCATGCCGAGTGATCCGCGCCTCGCGCCGCCCGCGGGCGCCACGATCCAGGGCGGCCCGGCCGTCGGCACCTCGATGGTCTCGATCAACGGCAACACGCGCCTCGGCATCGACGCGAGCTGGCAGCTCGTCTCGAACGCGCCGGGCCGCGTAAAAATCCCCGCGCCGAGCGTGCTCTGGTCGGGCAAACGTTTCTCCGGACAGACGGTCGAGGTCGAGGTCGTCCCCTCGACGGGCCGCTCGCGCAGACCGCAGAGCCCGTTCCTCTTGCCGGGCGGCCCTGGGATCTTCGGGCAGTTCGGGTTCGGCGGCGGCCACGATCCTTTCGCGGATGACGACGACGACGACGAGCCGCAGCCCGCGCTCGACGAGAAGCTCGAGCTCAAGACCGCGCCCGATCCGTACGTGTTCGTGCATGCGCGCGCCGACAAGAAAGAGGCCGTCGTCGGCGAGCAGGTGACTGTGTCGTTTTACGTCTACCAGCGCGTGAACGTGGAGATGGCGCCCGCGCACGACGCGTCGATGACCGACTTCATCCGCATGTCGATGATATCGACACCCGGCTTCGAGCCACCTTTCCGCACGCGCGCGGGCGGCAAGACGTACATGGCGCGCCTCATCGATCGCGTCGCGCTCTTCCCGGTCCGCACGGGCGATCTGCACGTCGGCCCCATGACCATCAAGTTCTCGGGGCAACGCGTCGGCCGCCTGGTCGATCGGTCGAGCGAGGATCTCGTCGTGCGCGTGACCGAGCCGCCGCGCGCGGGCCGCCCGCCGGGCTACGTCCTCGGCGACGTCGGTCGGTTCTCGCTCTCGGCCACCGTCGAGCCGCGCCGCCTCACGCAAGGCGGATCGATCGCGGTCAGCGTGCAGGTGAAGGGCAACGGCAACTTCCCGCAGACGCTCGCGGTGCCAGCGCGCACGGGCGTCGAATGGCTCGATCCCGAGAAGCGCGAGTCGATCGGCCCGCAAGGCGCGATCATCGCGGGGTATCGCTCGTTCGGCTACGTCGTCCGCATCCAGGAGGCGGGCCAAGTCGATCTCGGGAAGATCAATCTCCCGTACTGGGATCCGTCGTCAAAGCAGTACGAGGTCGCGAGCGTCGAGCTCGGCAAGGTCGACGTCGCGCCCTCCGCCACGCCCGATCCTCGATCGTCCGCGAGCGCTTCCCCGAGCGCCGCGCCCGGCGCCGATCCCGCGGCCCCGAAAGGCGATGCCGATCCTTTCGCGACCCTCCCTGCCCCGCGCGCCACGCTCGGCGCCTTCGTCGCGCCCTCCGCGCCTCTCTTCGACGGCGCGAGCCTCTACGTCGTGATCGCCGCGCCGCCTCTCGCATACGGCATGCTCGCCGCTGCGGCCGCGGGCGCGCGGCGCCTCCGATCCCGCAGAGCCGCGGGCGCGTCCTCGCCCGAGCGCCTCGCGAACGTCGCGCTCGACGAGGCCGATCAAGCCCGCGAGCAAGGCGACACGAAGGCCCTCTCGGCGGCCATCGAGCGCGCGATCCACCATGCGATCAAGGCCGCGACCGCGCTCGAATCACGCGGCATCCTGCTCGACGATCTCACGACCGAGCTCGAAGACGCAGGCGTCTCCGAAGACCTCGCGGCGCGCACGCGGAGCCTGCTCGACGAGGCCTCGGCGCTTCGCTTCGATCCCGGGGCGAGCGCGTCGAGCCTGGAAGAGCTTTCGAAGCGCGGGCGCGCGGTCGTGCGTGATCTCCTCGCCGTCTCCGGGAGGTCGCGGGGATGA
- a CDS encoding tetratricopeptide repeat protein yields MSRPDRKERVARATRASNALRDRAKTAAIALFALACVVGGATWLASGCSGWDPRSPFERNAPAVDQALADLDAGRFESAEQALESYLGTGPCTDAGIGLPDAVRQKYNGSFDLGLVLFSVAEKYGRRFGEEEQSDGGPEEEQLAAMRSLEVDCALIVVRAIAEDPKVPIDLRARAHYLAGNLEFLRKKYEEAVRHYNDALALIPGLPEDAAADGIGRDAAWNRAIALRRIEDQKDAGQDADQDANQDAGQDGGDDASDGSDGDDGSDGSDGSDGGDDGGNDAGDGGNDAGDDGGNDAGDDGGGDGGEDAGQDAGQDGGQSPPPPPQPASPEPQPGQEDRILDRFEEAPTYQEQEAKMKAGTRRGRVMEDK; encoded by the coding sequence GTGTCCCGGCCTGATCGCAAAGAGCGCGTCGCCCGCGCCACGCGTGCCTCGAATGCGCTCCGCGACCGCGCCAAGACCGCAGCGATCGCTCTCTTCGCGCTCGCCTGTGTCGTCGGCGGCGCGACCTGGCTCGCGTCCGGATGCAGCGGATGGGATCCTCGCTCGCCGTTCGAACGCAACGCACCTGCGGTTGATCAGGCCCTCGCCGATCTCGACGCGGGCCGCTTCGAATCGGCCGAGCAGGCGCTCGAAAGTTACCTCGGAACGGGGCCGTGCACGGACGCGGGCATCGGGCTGCCGGACGCCGTTCGCCAGAAGTACAACGGCTCGTTTGATCTCGGCCTCGTGCTCTTCTCGGTCGCGGAAAAGTACGGCCGGCGCTTCGGCGAGGAGGAGCAGAGCGACGGCGGCCCCGAGGAGGAGCAGCTCGCCGCGATGCGCTCGCTCGAGGTCGACTGTGCGCTCATCGTCGTGCGGGCGATCGCCGAGGATCCGAAGGTCCCGATCGATCTGCGTGCCCGCGCGCATTACCTCGCGGGCAACCTCGAATTCTTGCGGAAGAAGTACGAGGAAGCCGTACGCCACTACAACGACGCGCTCGCGTTGATCCCGGGTTTGCCCGAGGACGCGGCCGCCGACGGGATCGGGCGCGACGCCGCGTGGAACCGCGCCATCGCGCTCCGCCGCATCGAGGATCAGAAGGACGCGGGCCAGGACGCCGATCAGGACGCGAACCAGGACGCGGGCCAGGACGGCGGCGACGACGCGAGTGATGGCTCCGACGGCGACGACGGATCCGATGGCTCGGACGGGTCCGACGGCGGCGACGACGGCGGCAACGACGCGGGCGACGGCGGCAACGACGCGGGCGACGACGGCGGCAACGACGCGGGCGACGACGGCGGCGGCGACGGCGGGGAGGACGCGGGCCAGGATGCAGGCCAGGACGGCGGACAGTCGCCGCCTCCGCCGCCGCAACCGGCGTCGCCGGAGCCCCAGCCAGGCCAGGAAGATCGCATCCTCGATCGCTTCGAGGAGGCGCCGACCTACCAGGAGCAGGAGGCCAAGATGAAGGCCGGCACGCGGCGCGGGCGCGTGATGGAGGACAAGTGA
- a CDS encoding vWA domain-containing protein: protein MIFGAPVFLFCTALAALVAVLLALGAIYRRRAAQAFGDLERVEALRTSDPSVRRAWKAVLLVMATALAFFAAARPQYGKGTRLVPATNVDVVLVLDYSKSMYARDVEPSRIFRAKVEVARLVKELEGARFAAVAFAGEPMGFPLTADGAAVAQFLRQLDPNDMPIGGTAIARALTLARDLLKRDPKSSEHKRIILLVTDGEDLEGDPAGVARQLGAEGTTVHVVQIGGRTPERIPEVGEDGRVVGFRTDRNGKPLTTALTVNGEKQLAAIATSTPGGEIIVADKGTTGIDRIAADLRKQMKSELAEKIETVYADVYYYPLGLAILLLVAEALITDAPLRILRRRAAPKPIPRTGERKRKEARRVPA, encoded by the coding sequence GTGATCTTCGGCGCGCCCGTCTTCCTCTTCTGCACGGCCCTCGCGGCCCTCGTCGCGGTCCTGCTCGCGCTCGGCGCGATCTACCGGCGGCGCGCGGCGCAGGCCTTCGGCGACCTCGAACGCGTCGAGGCGCTGCGTACGAGTGATCCTTCCGTGCGCCGCGCGTGGAAAGCTGTCCTCCTCGTGATGGCCACGGCGCTCGCGTTCTTCGCGGCGGCGCGCCCGCAGTACGGCAAGGGGACGCGCCTCGTGCCGGCGACGAACGTCGACGTGGTCCTCGTGCTCGACTACTCGAAGAGCATGTACGCGCGGGACGTCGAGCCCTCGCGCATCTTCCGCGCGAAGGTCGAGGTCGCGCGGCTCGTGAAGGAGCTCGAAGGCGCGCGGTTCGCCGCCGTCGCCTTCGCCGGCGAGCCGATGGGTTTTCCCCTCACCGCCGACGGCGCCGCGGTCGCGCAGTTCCTCCGCCAGCTCGACCCGAACGACATGCCCATCGGCGGCACCGCGATCGCCCGCGCCCTCACCCTCGCGCGGGACCTCTTGAAGCGAGATCCGAAATCGTCGGAGCACAAACGGATCATCCTGCTCGTGACGGACGGCGAGGATCTGGAGGGCGATCCGGCGGGCGTCGCGCGCCAGCTCGGCGCCGAGGGCACGACGGTGCACGTCGTGCAGATCGGCGGCCGCACACCCGAGCGGATCCCCGAGGTCGGCGAGGACGGCCGTGTCGTCGGCTTCCGGACGGACCGAAACGGAAAACCCCTCACGACGGCGCTCACCGTGAACGGCGAGAAGCAGCTCGCGGCGATCGCCACGTCGACGCCCGGCGGCGAGATCATCGTGGCGGACAAGGGCACGACCGGGATCGATCGGATCGCCGCGGATCTGCGCAAGCAGATGAAGAGCGAGCTCGCCGAGAAGATCGAGACGGTCTACGCCGACGTCTACTACTACCCGCTCGGGCTCGCGATCCTCTTGCTCGTGGCCGAGGCGCTGATCACGGACGCGCCGCTCCGGATCCTCCGTCGAAGGGCCGCGCCGAAGCCGATCCCGCGCACCGGCGAGCGCAAACGAAAGGAGGCGCGTCGTGTCCCGGCCTGA
- a CDS encoding vWA domain-containing protein: protein MKRFALVLLQTLVVLALALAWPFLSRRDVWESASFELPWLLLGLAIVPFLLWWGTAGQDQRTPRLRVGTVLPFVTGPRGVRAKLRDLPGVLRAVSIALLVTAIARPISILRDERSDDKGIDIVVALDLSGSMRAILDAKPGDLPGRITLPRGKRLTRLDTAKIVLQDFISRRKTDRIGVVVFGKSAYVLSPPTLDYHLLSELVGKMTLDVIDGSSTAIGDGLATAVARLRRSDAHSKVIVLLTDGDNKEGLVSPQYATHLATSVGAQISTIQIGNDDEVDVEDGFDPLGQPRYVRRRYPVNPELLKWIAKTTNGEAYIATDAQALAQSMHAVLDKLEKTRFEASRGSFEDLFPFLLVPGVVLVGLDALLRAWLLRRFP, encoded by the coding sequence ATGAAGCGGTTCGCCCTCGTCCTCCTGCAAACCCTCGTGGTGCTCGCGCTCGCGCTCGCGTGGCCCTTCCTCTCGCGACGTGACGTCTGGGAGAGCGCGAGCTTCGAGCTACCGTGGTTGCTCCTCGGCCTGGCGATCGTTCCCTTCCTGCTCTGGTGGGGCACGGCGGGGCAGGACCAGCGCACGCCGCGGCTGCGCGTCGGCACGGTCCTGCCGTTCGTCACGGGCCCGCGCGGCGTGCGCGCAAAACTCCGGGATCTGCCGGGCGTGCTGCGCGCGGTCTCGATCGCGCTGCTCGTCACCGCGATCGCGCGCCCGATCTCGATCCTGCGCGACGAGCGCAGCGACGACAAAGGCATCGACATCGTGGTCGCGCTCGACCTCTCGGGCTCGATGCGCGCGATCCTCGACGCCAAGCCGGGCGACCTGCCAGGCCGGATCACGCTGCCGCGCGGCAAGCGCCTCACGCGGCTCGATACGGCGAAGATCGTCCTCCAGGACTTCATCTCGCGCCGGAAGACCGACCGCATCGGCGTCGTCGTCTTCGGCAAGAGCGCGTATGTCCTCTCGCCGCCCACGCTCGACTACCACCTCCTGAGCGAGCTCGTCGGCAAGATGACGCTCGACGTGATCGACGGATCGAGCACGGCGATCGGCGACGGGCTCGCCACGGCCGTTGCGCGCCTCCGCCGGAGCGACGCGCACTCGAAGGTGATCGTGCTGCTCACGGACGGCGACAACAAGGAAGGCCTGGTCTCGCCGCAGTACGCGACGCACCTCGCGACCAGCGTGGGCGCGCAGATCAGCACGATCCAGATCGGCAACGACGACGAGGTCGACGTCGAGGACGGCTTCGATCCTCTGGGCCAGCCGCGGTACGTGCGCCGCCGCTACCCCGTGAACCCCGAGCTGCTCAAGTGGATCGCCAAGACCACGAACGGTGAGGCGTACATCGCGACCGACGCGCAGGCGCTCGCCCAGAGCATGCACGCGGTGCTCGACAAGCTGGAGAAGACCCGCTTCGAGGCGAGCCGTGGTTCGTTCGAGGATCTCTTTCCGTTCCTGCTCGTCCCCGGCGTCGTGCTCGTGGGCCTCGACGCGCTGCTTCGGGCGTGGCTGCTCCGGAGGTTCCCGTGA
- a CDS encoding DUF58 domain-containing protein, with protein sequence MKRLRVIEIKTSHLANEQLSGSYSSVFRGQGLSFREVRAYNPGDDVRWIDWNVSARMNEAFVKVFVEEREMTVMLVVDASESELFGTRRASKAAVAAEICALCAFSAIRNNDRVGLVLATDRVEKIVPPKKGDKHVMRVVREILGHEPESAGTNLRVALETLSKVQKRRSVAFVVSDFFDHGYERALALAASKHDVIPVVIEDPRDAELPDVGLATFEDLETGEQVLVDTSDRKVRERYAAEMRKMRRDRDKLFKKLAVDTVTIRTDQSYVEPLRQLFAKRARRARR encoded by the coding sequence CTGAAGCGGCTGCGCGTGATCGAGATCAAGACGAGCCACCTCGCGAACGAGCAGCTCTCGGGGTCGTACTCGTCGGTGTTCCGCGGCCAGGGGCTCTCGTTCCGCGAAGTGCGCGCGTACAACCCCGGCGACGACGTGCGCTGGATCGACTGGAACGTGTCGGCGCGCATGAACGAGGCCTTCGTGAAGGTCTTCGTCGAAGAGCGCGAGATGACCGTGATGCTCGTGGTCGACGCGTCGGAGAGCGAGCTCTTCGGGACGCGGCGAGCCTCGAAGGCCGCGGTCGCGGCGGAGATCTGCGCGCTCTGCGCGTTCAGCGCGATCCGCAACAACGACCGCGTGGGCCTCGTGCTGGCCACGGACCGCGTGGAGAAGATCGTCCCGCCGAAGAAGGGCGACAAACACGTGATGCGCGTCGTCCGCGAGATCCTGGGGCACGAGCCGGAAAGCGCGGGGACGAACCTGCGGGTCGCGCTGGAGACGCTCTCGAAGGTGCAGAAGCGCAGGAGCGTCGCGTTCGTCGTGAGCGACTTCTTCGACCACGGCTACGAGCGGGCCCTCGCGCTCGCGGCGAGCAAGCACGACGTGATCCCGGTCGTGATCGAGGATCCGCGCGACGCGGAGCTGCCGGACGTGGGCTTGGCGACGTTCGAGGATCTGGAGACGGGCGAGCAGGTGCTCGTCGACACCTCGGATCGCAAGGTGCGGGAGCGATACGCGGCCGAGATGCGGAAGATGCGGCGCGACCGGGACAAGCTCTTCAAGAAGCTCGCAGTCGACACGGTCACGATCCGCACGGACCAGAGCTACGTGGAGCCGCTGCGCCAGCTCTTCGCGAAGCGCGCGAGGAGGGCCCGGCGATGA
- a CDS encoding AAA family ATPase, protein MHDVRALNELVAKESAFVDNLIAEVGKVIVGQTYMLERILIGLLTGGHVLLEGVPGLAKTLTVRTLCDAIHAKFSRIQFTPDLLPADVIGTVIYNHQKGEFSSKLGPIFANLVLADEINRAPAKVQSALLEAMQEKQVTIGDSTYKLPDPFVVMATQNPIEQEGTYRLPEAQVDRFMLMVKVGYPTRAEERQIIDRTTGLIEASANKIIEPETLVTARKVVRDVYMDDRVKDYIVDVVFATREPSQKGMKELASMIEYGASPRASIALALAARAHAFLRHRGYVTPEDVKAVGPDVLRHRMVLTYEAEAEEVTTEQVVRRVFEVVEVP, encoded by the coding sequence ATGCACGACGTCCGCGCCCTGAACGAACTCGTCGCGAAAGAAAGTGCCTTCGTCGACAACCTGATCGCCGAGGTCGGCAAGGTGATCGTCGGGCAAACCTACATGCTCGAGCGGATCCTGATCGGCCTGCTCACGGGCGGGCACGTCCTGCTCGAAGGCGTGCCGGGGCTCGCGAAGACGCTCACGGTCCGCACGCTTTGCGATGCGATCCACGCGAAGTTCTCGCGCATCCAGTTCACGCCCGATCTCCTGCCGGCCGACGTGATCGGCACGGTCATCTACAACCACCAGAAGGGCGAGTTCTCCTCGAAGCTCGGTCCGATCTTCGCGAACCTCGTGCTCGCCGACGAGATCAACCGCGCGCCGGCGAAGGTGCAAAGCGCGCTGCTCGAAGCGATGCAGGAGAAGCAGGTCACGATCGGCGACTCGACCTACAAGCTCCCCGATCCCTTCGTGGTCATGGCGACGCAGAACCCGATCGAGCAGGAGGGCACGTACCGTTTGCCCGAAGCGCAGGTCGATCGCTTCATGCTCATGGTGAAGGTCGGGTACCCGACGCGCGCGGAGGAGCGGCAGATCATCGACCGCACGACGGGGCTCATCGAGGCGAGCGCGAACAAGATCATCGAGCCCGAGACGCTGGTCACCGCGCGCAAGGTCGTGCGCGACGTCTACATGGATGACCGCGTGAAGGACTACATCGTCGACGTGGTCTTCGCGACGCGCGAGCCGAGCCAGAAGGGCATGAAGGAGCTCGCGAGCATGATCGAGTACGGCGCGAGCCCGCGCGCCTCGATCGCGCTGGCGCTGGCGGCGCGGGCGCACGCGTTCTTACGGCACCGCGGGTACGTGACGCCCGAGGACGTGAAGGCCGTGGGCCCGGACGTCTTGCGGCACCGCATGGTGCTCACGTACGAGGCCGAGGCCGAAGAGGTGACGACCGAGCAGGTCGTGCGGCGCGTGTTCGAGGTGGTCGAGGTGCCGTGA
- a CDS encoding emp24/gp25L/p24 family protein, with translation MSRTITDNVGEIETICKTDPARVGDLVKLVFRSDDDADPPFNVRIKSPSGKVIIERVLRDLPTGKPQSAPPIEFTASAPGAYKIEIWQLYGKIRGNAVLNVISAM, from the coding sequence GTGTCCCGGACCATCACCGACAACGTCGGAGAAATCGAGACGATCTGCAAGACCGACCCCGCGCGCGTGGGGGACCTGGTCAAGCTCGTCTTCCGCTCGGACGATGACGCGGATCCACCGTTCAACGTCCGGATCAAGTCGCCCTCGGGCAAGGTGATCATCGAGCGGGTCCTGCGCGATCTCCCCACGGGGAAGCCGCAGAGCGCGCCGCCGATCGAGTTCACCGCCTCGGCCCCGGGCGCCTACAAGATCGAGATCTGGCAGCTCTACGGCAAGATTCGCGGAAACGCGGTGCTCAACGTGATCTCGGCGATGTAG
- the gcvPB gene encoding aminomethyl-transferring glycine dehydrogenase subunit GcvPB gives MARPQPQGIKFREPPIFERGTKGRSGASLSPLDVPDVDPAAHFGALARKEAAGLPEVSEPEAFRHFVRLSQWNFCIDSQLYPLGSCTMKYNPKINEWAARIPAFLKMHPETPDELAQGSLEVMWHVQQMLSAVSGMDACSLQPSAGAQGELTGLMMMRAYHASKGRSPKKVFIPESAHGTNPASCALNGLVAVKIEKNPGGVVTPQEVLAAIEREGGDDVCGLMITNPNTLGVYEKHLPEIIEIVHGKGGLVYGDGANTNAIMGHARPGDIGVDVIHINLHKTFTTPHGGGGPGSGPVCFKKHLEPFQPGPVLVRKDDGTFAFDRDRPQSIGRLRAFYGNFGMFIRAYTYLREMGGEGLKMASALAVLNARYLWAMLKDTYAAPVPEACMHEVVLSDVDLEKATGVKTLDVAKRLLDYGFHAPTIYFPLVVPGALMIEPTETETKETLDEFIDAMKAIAREAQEDPALVKGAPHNTVVGRLDEARAARQPRLRWRPQAG, from the coding sequence ATGGCACGACCTCAACCGCAAGGAATCAAGTTCCGCGAGCCCCCCATTTTCGAGCGGGGTACGAAGGGGCGCTCGGGCGCCTCGCTCTCCCCGCTCGACGTGCCGGACGTCGATCCGGCCGCGCACTTCGGCGCGCTCGCGCGCAAGGAGGCCGCGGGTCTGCCCGAGGTGAGCGAGCCCGAGGCGTTCCGACACTTCGTGCGCCTCTCGCAGTGGAACTTCTGCATCGACTCGCAGCTGTATCCGCTCGGGTCGTGCACGATGAAGTACAACCCCAAGATCAACGAGTGGGCCGCGCGCATCCCGGCCTTCTTGAAGATGCACCCCGAAACGCCGGACGAGCTCGCGCAGGGCTCGCTCGAGGTCATGTGGCACGTGCAGCAGATGCTCTCCGCGGTGAGCGGCATGGACGCCTGCTCGCTGCAGCCTTCGGCGGGCGCGCAGGGCGAGCTCACGGGGCTCATGATGATGCGCGCCTACCACGCGTCGAAGGGTCGCAGCCCGAAGAAGGTCTTCATCCCGGAGAGCGCGCACGGCACGAACCCGGCCTCCTGCGCGCTGAACGGCCTCGTCGCGGTGAAGATCGAGAAGAACCCCGGCGGCGTCGTCACGCCCCAGGAGGTCCTCGCCGCGATCGAACGTGAAGGCGGCGACGACGTCTGCGGCCTCATGATCACGAACCCGAACACGCTCGGCGTCTACGAGAAGCACCTGCCCGAGATCATCGAGATCGTGCACGGCAAGGGCGGCCTCGTGTACGGCGACGGCGCGAACACGAACGCGATCATGGGCCACGCGCGCCCCGGCGACATCGGCGTGGACGTGATCCACATCAACCTGCACAAGACCTTCACCACGCCCCACGGCGGCGGCGGCCCCGGCTCGGGCCCGGTCTGCTTCAAGAAGCACCTCGAGCCCTTCCAGCCCGGCCCCGTGCTCGTGCGCAAGGACGACGGCACGTTCGCCTTCGATCGCGATCGCCCGCAGTCGATCGGCCGCCTGCGCGCGTTCTACGGCAACTTCGGCATGTTCATCCGCGCCTACACGTACCTGCGCGAGATGGGCGGCGAGGGCCTCAAGATGGCGAGCGCGCTCGCGGTCCTGAACGCTCGCTACCTGTGGGCGATGCTGAAGGACACGTACGCGGCGCCGGTGCCGGAGGCGTGCATGCACGAGGTCGTGCTGAGCGACGTCGACCTGGAGAAGGCGACGGGCGTCAAGACGCTCGACGTGGCCAAGCGCCTGCTCGACTACGGCTTCCACGCGCCGACGATCTACTTCCCGCTCGTCGTCCCGGGCGCGCTCATGATCGAGCCGACCGAGACCGAGACGAAGGAGACCCTCGACGAGTTCATCGACGCGATGAAGGCCATCGCCCGCGAGGCCCAGGAAGACCCGGCCCTCGTGAAAGGTGCGCCGCACAACACCGTTGTCGGAAGGCTCGACGAAGCACGCGCGGCGCGGCAGCCGCGGCTGCGCTGGCGGCCCCAGGCTGGCTGA
- a CDS encoding tetraacyldisaccharide 4'-kinase codes for MDALRARIARRLERGIEPSLPGRALASAWAAIAAARVARPVALPEGARIIGVGGAVLGGAGKTPVAIELTRALALEGHDVALIGHGYRARVAAPRHVLPTDAVDLVGDDALCAARALAATNTPVFVAKRRAEALALAVRSGKTLLVVDGLLQTSPRRLDDAVLVLDGASPFGAGVCPPLGDLRAPAAALLEAADHVVALGGTCSPALPASAVPLASSIDGALDATGHRHDLASLASRRVGLLVAIARPDRLLTALDRLGIHPRAVLCLADHARFDTATLDRARDLGLDAWLTTARCATKLPPRLGGAPVLALDHRASVGPLLARLSFRGSREGAPACARLPAP; via the coding sequence ATGGACGCCCTCCGCGCCCGCATCGCGCGACGCCTCGAGCGTGGGATCGAGCCTTCCCTGCCCGGTCGCGCGCTCGCGAGCGCATGGGCCGCGATCGCCGCCGCGCGCGTCGCCCGCCCCGTGGCGCTCCCCGAAGGCGCGCGGATCATCGGCGTCGGCGGCGCTGTCCTCGGTGGTGCGGGCAAGACGCCCGTCGCGATCGAACTCACGCGCGCGCTCGCGCTCGAAGGTCACGACGTCGCGCTGATCGGACACGGCTACCGTGCGCGCGTAGCTGCGCCGCGCCACGTCCTCCCGACGGACGCCGTCGACCTCGTCGGCGACGACGCTCTCTGCGCAGCACGCGCGCTCGCCGCCACGAACACGCCCGTCTTCGTGGCGAAGCGACGCGCCGAGGCCCTCGCGCTCGCGGTACGGTCCGGAAAAACCTTGCTCGTCGTGGACGGCCTCCTCCAGACCTCCCCGCGTCGCCTCGACGACGCCGTGCTCGTGCTCGACGGCGCATCTCCGTTCGGCGCCGGCGTTTGCCCGCCGCTCGGGGATCTCCGCGCCCCTGCCGCTGCACTGCTCGAAGCGGCCGATCACGTCGTCGCGCTCGGCGGCACGTGCTCGCCTGCCCTGCCCGCGTCCGCCGTGCCGCTCGCCTCCTCGATCGACGGCGCCCTCGACGCGACCGGCCACCGTCACGACCTCGCTTCCCTCGCTTCACGACGCGTTGGCCTCCTCGTGGCCATCGCGCGCCCCGATCGCTTGCTCACCGCGCTCGACCGTCTGGGCATCCACCCGCGCGCCGTCCTCTGCCTGGCCGACCACGCCCGCTTCGACACGGCGACCCTCGATCGTGCCCGGGACCTTGGCCTCGATGCCTGGCTCACCACGGCTCGGTGCGCTACCAAGCTCCCGCCTCGGCTCGGCGGTGCCCCGGTCCTCGCCCTCGATCATCGGGCGTCTGTGGGCCCGCTCCTTGCTCGACTCTCGTTTCGAGGCTCGCGCGAGGGCGCACCTGCCTGTGCTAGGCTCCCGGCCCCATGA